In the Halodesulfovibrio sp. genome, one interval contains:
- a CDS encoding methyl-accepting chemotaxis protein: MKLFWKLSLPQMILVPLLGIIGYIVISNGFVAIQDHNLEYVINDTFVAIEKNIESVSVTAQETAALFANNPEVIKAYKLAHTGDINNPTSPESAQARNMLRSALAPQLTSYKANTGRKLKLHFHLPNGRSLVRLWRKKQTKKNGTWVDISDDISSFRHTVLDVNRSGAPVSGIELGRGGFVMRGLVPVKDENGKTIGSAEVLKNFSSVFSIAKQKNIPMMLFMDQKFLNITTRLNDSVKYPHLYNTVLVNMNASNKMFIDKVSKEFLEKASQERVSETVGIYTLIGSPVHDYRGKPIGTFIGVIDSSHALEHASEANISLIVTLAAMLLLPLICLIVVLKKYVTSPLHDVTQQIRLLAQKKADLKERIVISQNDEVGDLSHWFNKLMERVTDLLNEMEGFKYVLNTVPDPIFAVDENFNFLIANKAVEMSTGKDQTGLKCLRCQETFNTEACATENCPIEQVKRTHQKVVSDIICVEKPDGPMYFQPFADEFYDAEGNLAGYIEVARNVTDLVLSEQAVNQQLKHIEEVHEGTKEAARELLDAATTLEAEVTDIASAVDTQQIRIRETSTAMEQMNVAVIEVAQSAAEAAQQSEATRARATDGAAIVSNAITSITSLHEHADSMNNAMTQLGIQADAIGTVLGVISDIADQTNLLALNAAIEAARAGEAGRGFAVVADEVRKLAEKTMAATQEVNNAIVTIQGHANTSIQATHETMQLVEEATAYANESGNALSEIVTFANMAANQIGTIATAAEEQSTTSDHMTKTMEDINSLVDSVAKETQDSSQNVRNLSELVQRLNTLSNT, encoded by the coding sequence ATGAAGCTCTTCTGGAAACTCTCTCTCCCCCAGATGATACTTGTCCCCCTGCTCGGAATCATAGGCTATATAGTCATTAGTAACGGGTTCGTTGCTATTCAGGATCATAACCTTGAGTACGTTATTAACGACACATTTGTAGCGATTGAAAAGAACATCGAGTCAGTAAGCGTGACAGCTCAGGAAACTGCAGCCTTGTTTGCGAATAATCCTGAGGTCATAAAAGCGTACAAACTTGCCCATACCGGCGACATCAATAATCCAACATCACCAGAATCTGCACAAGCACGCAACATGCTGCGTAGCGCACTTGCACCACAGCTAACCAGCTATAAAGCAAACACAGGTCGCAAGCTTAAACTCCACTTCCATTTACCCAATGGCAGGAGCCTTGTCAGACTCTGGCGAAAAAAGCAGACGAAGAAAAATGGTACATGGGTCGATATTTCGGACGACATTTCATCGTTTCGCCACACTGTTCTTGATGTAAACAGATCAGGTGCACCTGTCAGTGGCATTGAGCTTGGCCGCGGCGGTTTTGTGATGCGCGGGCTGGTTCCTGTCAAAGATGAAAATGGAAAAACAATCGGCTCCGCTGAAGTGCTCAAAAACTTCTCCTCTGTTTTCAGCATTGCGAAACAAAAAAATATTCCAATGATGCTGTTCATGGATCAAAAATTCCTGAACATCACTACACGCCTCAATGACTCCGTTAAATACCCACACCTTTACAATACTGTTCTGGTGAATATGAATGCCAGTAACAAAATGTTCATCGACAAGGTTTCCAAAGAGTTTCTTGAAAAAGCTTCACAAGAAAGAGTTTCTGAAACCGTTGGCATTTACACGTTAATCGGCTCACCAGTTCATGACTACCGTGGCAAGCCTATTGGCACATTCATCGGTGTTATTGATTCCTCACATGCACTTGAGCACGCAAGCGAAGCAAACATATCACTCATAGTAACTCTTGCTGCCATGCTGCTGTTGCCGCTCATTTGTTTAATTGTAGTTCTTAAAAAATACGTAACCTCCCCGCTCCACGATGTAACACAGCAGATTCGACTACTCGCGCAGAAAAAAGCTGACCTTAAAGAGCGCATTGTCATTTCTCAGAACGATGAAGTTGGCGATCTGTCGCACTGGTTCAACAAATTAATGGAACGTGTAACCGATCTGCTCAACGAAATGGAAGGGTTCAAATACGTACTGAACACAGTACCTGACCCAATTTTTGCGGTTGATGAAAACTTTAACTTCCTGATTGCTAACAAGGCAGTCGAAATGTCCACAGGAAAAGACCAAACTGGGCTAAAATGTTTACGATGTCAGGAAACATTCAACACCGAAGCCTGCGCTACTGAAAACTGTCCTATTGAGCAGGTAAAACGCACGCACCAAAAAGTTGTATCTGATATTATTTGCGTCGAAAAACCTGACGGTCCAATGTACTTCCAGCCTTTTGCAGATGAGTTTTATGACGCGGAAGGTAATTTAGCTGGCTACATTGAAGTAGCCCGTAACGTAACCGACCTTGTATTATCAGAACAAGCGGTTAATCAGCAGCTTAAACACATTGAAGAAGTGCATGAAGGCACAAAAGAAGCTGCTCGTGAATTGCTTGATGCTGCAACAACACTTGAAGCAGAAGTCACTGACATTGCCAGTGCTGTCGACACACAACAGATACGCATTAGAGAAACATCAACTGCAATGGAGCAAATGAACGTTGCAGTTATTGAGGTAGCCCAAAGCGCCGCAGAAGCTGCTCAGCAGTCTGAAGCCACCCGTGCCCGTGCTACTGACGGGGCAGCTATTGTCTCGAATGCAATTACATCTATCACAAGCCTACATGAACATGCGGACAGTATGAATAACGCCATGACGCAACTTGGTATTCAGGCTGATGCAATTGGTACAGTGCTGGGTGTCATTTCAGATATTGCCGATCAAACAAACTTGCTTGCCTTAAACGCAGCCATTGAAGCTGCGCGCGCAGGAGAAGCTGGACGCGGATTTGCTGTCGTCGCAGATGAAGTTCGCAAACTTGCAGAAAAAACGATGGCAGCAACGCAGGAAGTAAACAACGCGATTGTCACAATTCAAGGACACGCGAATACTTCCATTCAAGCAACGCATGAAACAATGCAGCTGGTCGAAGAAGCAACAGCGTACGCAAATGAATCCGGCAATGCACTTTCAGAAATCGTGACCTTTGCCAATATGGCTGCCAACCAGATTGGAACAATCGCCACAGCCGCAGAAGAACAGTCTACAACGTCTGACCACATGACAAAAACCATGGAAGACATAAACAGTCTGGTAGACAGCGTTGCAAAAGAAACACAAGATTCTTCGCAAAACGTTAGAAACTTATCGGAGCTGGTTCAACGCTTGAACACACTCTCAAATACATAG
- a CDS encoding methyl-accepting chemotaxis protein, whose translation MKLFWKLSLPQIILVPLLGIISYLIINSFFITIHEHNLDYIVDDTFISIEKNIEHVSKEAQQTAALFANSPQVVNAYKLAYTGDINDPKSKKSQQARAMLRKTLAPNLNSYQANTGEKLKLHFHLPNGRSLVRLWRDKQTKENGKWVDISDDISSFRHTVLDVKKTGAPVCGIELGRGGFVMRGLVPVKDENGKTIGSAEVLRSFSSVFTIAKQKNIPMMLFMDKKFLHITTRLNDPTKHPIIHNTVLVNPTRSNNPFIQKVSKEFLQKAAHGRVSEPLGTYTFIGSPVRDYKGKHIGTLVGVIDSSDAIQHANEASTSLIATLSAILLLPLLGMMLVVKKYVTTPLNSITNKIQLLAEDKANLKERIIVHQKDEVGDLTLWFNNLMDRIVAMLKLEEFKNVMNTVPEPIFAVDENYNFLIANKAVEEAAKTDQAGLLKMKCRDVFRTKICATPECPIEQVKRTQKKVVADILEIERPEGPQYIQAVADVLYDGDGKRSGYIKVVQDVTELVASEHAINQQLSRIEGVNEGTKEAAHELLDAATSLESKITGVSAAVDTQQIRISETSTAMEQMNIAVNEVAHGASQAALQSETTRTRAEDGATIVSKAINSITGLHAHAESMNSAMTQLGSQADDIGAVLGVISDIADQTNLLALNAAIEAARAGEAGKGFAVVADEVRKLAENTMKATQEVESAITTIQGHANNSIDTAQHTMTLVKEATSLANESGNALSEIVTLANEAASQIATIATAAEEQSATSEHMTKTMEDINDLVESVNTEMHDSAKSVTNLSHLAQRLDTLSRQ comes from the coding sequence ATGAAACTCTTTTGGAAACTGTCTCTTCCACAAATCATACTTGTCCCGCTGCTCGGGATAATCAGTTACCTGATTATCAATAGTTTTTTTATTACAATTCACGAACACAACCTTGACTACATCGTTGATGATACATTCATTTCTATAGAAAAAAATATCGAGCATGTAAGCAAGGAAGCACAACAAACCGCAGCGCTTTTTGCTAACTCTCCACAAGTAGTAAACGCATACAAACTGGCTTACACTGGCGATATTAATGACCCGAAATCAAAAAAGTCACAACAAGCACGCGCTATGTTGCGTAAAACACTTGCGCCCAACCTCAACAGCTATCAGGCAAACACTGGTGAGAAGCTTAAGCTACACTTTCATTTGCCGAATGGACGCAGTCTTGTAAGGCTTTGGCGAGATAAGCAAACCAAGGAAAACGGTAAGTGGGTTGATATCTCGGATGATATTTCTTCATTCCGTCATACAGTGCTTGATGTGAAAAAAACAGGTGCGCCAGTTTGTGGTATTGAACTTGGTCGTGGTGGTTTCGTCATGCGCGGTCTTGTTCCTGTTAAAGATGAAAATGGTAAAACAATCGGCTCAGCAGAAGTACTCAGAAGCTTCTCTTCCGTATTTACCATTGCAAAACAAAAGAATATCCCAATGATGCTGTTCATGGATAAAAAATTTCTGCACATCACTACACGCCTTAATGATCCGACCAAGCATCCTATCATCCACAACACAGTGCTCGTAAACCCAACCCGCAGCAACAATCCTTTCATACAAAAAGTTTCCAAAGAATTTCTTCAAAAAGCAGCACACGGCAGAGTATCTGAACCACTTGGAACCTACACATTCATCGGGTCACCTGTTCGTGATTACAAAGGCAAACATATTGGTACACTTGTTGGCGTAATCGACTCCTCAGACGCTATCCAGCACGCAAATGAAGCCAGCACATCGCTTATTGCAACCCTGTCTGCAATCCTTTTGTTACCACTGTTAGGCATGATGCTGGTTGTAAAAAAATACGTCACCACCCCACTCAATAGCATTACCAATAAAATTCAGCTTCTTGCAGAAGACAAAGCCAATCTCAAAGAGCGCATCATTGTTCATCAAAAAGACGAAGTAGGCGATTTGACCCTCTGGTTTAACAACCTGATGGATAGAATTGTCGCCATGCTAAAACTGGAAGAGTTCAAAAACGTTATGAATACTGTTCCAGAACCTATCTTTGCTGTGGATGAAAACTACAACTTCTTAATTGCCAACAAGGCAGTGGAAGAAGCAGCTAAAACAGATCAAGCTGGCTTGCTAAAAATGAAGTGCAGAGATGTATTCAGAACAAAAATTTGCGCCACCCCAGAGTGTCCGATTGAGCAAGTAAAACGCACTCAGAAAAAAGTAGTTGCAGACATTTTAGAAATAGAAAGACCTGAAGGCCCACAGTACATTCAAGCTGTTGCAGATGTTTTATACGATGGGGATGGAAAGCGCTCAGGATACATCAAGGTCGTGCAGGATGTGACAGAACTTGTAGCGTCTGAACACGCAATCAACCAACAACTCTCACGGATTGAAGGGGTTAACGAAGGCACTAAAGAAGCAGCACATGAACTCCTTGATGCTGCCACATCCCTTGAATCAAAAATAACTGGAGTCTCCGCTGCTGTTGATACACAACAAATTCGCATCAGCGAAACCTCTACCGCTATGGAACAAATGAACATTGCAGTAAATGAAGTTGCCCATGGCGCTTCGCAGGCGGCGCTTCAGTCAGAAACAACGCGTACACGAGCTGAAGACGGAGCTACAATTGTTTCCAAAGCAATCAACTCCATAACAGGTCTACACGCGCATGCAGAATCAATGAACTCCGCCATGACACAGCTTGGCTCTCAAGCCGATGACATCGGCGCTGTGTTGGGAGTAATCTCTGATATTGCAGATCAGACCAACCTTCTGGCGCTGAATGCGGCTATTGAAGCAGCACGAGCCGGAGAAGCCGGTAAAGGCTTTGCTGTGGTTGCAGATGAAGTCCGCAAACTTGCAGAAAACACCATGAAAGCCACGCAAGAAGTAGAAAGCGCAATTACAACCATCCAAGGGCATGCAAACAACTCAATTGATACAGCTCAGCACACAATGACGCTGGTAAAAGAAGCCACATCCCTTGCAAATGAATCCGGCAATGCTCTTTCTGAAATTGTAACTCTGGCAAATGAAGCAGCAAGTCAGATTGCAACCATTGCCACAGCAGCAGAAGAACAATCTGCAACATCTGAACATATGACAAAAACCATGGAAGACATTAACGATCTGGTCGAAAGTGTAAATACAGAAATGCACGACTCTGCAAAGAGCGTCACAAACCTTTCACATTTGGCTCAGCGTTTGGACACTCTTTCACGCCAGTAA
- a CDS encoding Na+/H+ antiporter NhaC family protein, which produces MSLLDETHAAEVQQGNGIALFPLVIFLVLFIGTGSVLMLSGVSMAFYQLSATVAVIPGIMAALWMGKESFDEKVTIFLKGAGDINIMTMCVIYLLAGGFAAVAKAVGGVDATVNMGLSLVPASLVLPGLFVIAAFVATAMGTSMGTIAAIGPIAAGVASHSDMSIALLMGAVVGGAMFGDNLSMISDTTIAATRTQGCNMRDKFRMNLMIALPAALITIVLYAICGSTGTVANVGEWQFFKVLPYLVILGMAVAGVNVFIVLTTGIIFAGGVGIASLPDFSLLTFSKEIYSGFVGMHEILVLSILVGGLGELIRHNGGLTWLVSKIGEIAKRFSKTEESKKAGEFSIAALAALADGCIANNTVAIILSGGMAKEIAKRSGISAKRSASLLDIFSCVVQGLVPYAAQVLLAGSLAKVSPVDVAASNWYCLILAFAGSAAIYFGKPTEQ; this is translated from the coding sequence ATGAGTTTGTTAGACGAGACGCACGCAGCAGAGGTTCAGCAAGGCAACGGTATTGCTTTGTTTCCCCTTGTAATTTTTTTGGTGCTTTTTATCGGCACAGGCTCTGTTCTGATGCTGTCTGGCGTGTCTATGGCGTTTTACCAGCTTTCCGCAACTGTTGCTGTAATTCCCGGGATTATGGCTGCGCTGTGGATGGGAAAAGAATCTTTTGATGAAAAAGTGACTATTTTTCTGAAAGGCGCTGGTGATATTAACATCATGACCATGTGCGTTATCTACCTGCTTGCCGGTGGCTTTGCAGCTGTTGCAAAGGCTGTTGGCGGTGTGGATGCAACTGTGAACATGGGGCTTTCTTTAGTGCCTGCATCATTGGTTCTGCCAGGGTTATTTGTGATTGCCGCCTTTGTAGCTACAGCAATGGGTACATCTATGGGAACCATCGCTGCTATCGGTCCTATCGCTGCCGGTGTTGCCAGTCATTCTGATATGTCTATCGCATTACTGATGGGTGCGGTTGTTGGTGGTGCAATGTTTGGTGATAACCTTTCTATGATTTCAGACACCACAATTGCAGCAACCCGTACTCAGGGTTGTAATATGCGTGATAAGTTCCGGATGAACTTGATGATTGCGTTGCCTGCTGCCTTGATTACCATTGTACTGTACGCAATCTGTGGCTCTACAGGAACAGTTGCTAACGTCGGCGAATGGCAGTTCTTCAAGGTGCTCCCATACCTTGTAATTCTGGGCATGGCTGTCGCTGGTGTGAACGTGTTTATCGTACTGACAACCGGTATTATCTTTGCTGGTGGCGTGGGTATTGCCTCTTTGCCTGATTTCTCTCTGCTGACTTTCAGCAAAGAAATTTACAGCGGCTTTGTGGGCATGCACGAAATTCTTGTTCTTTCCATTCTCGTAGGCGGTCTTGGCGAGCTTATCCGTCATAATGGCGGGCTTACATGGCTTGTTTCAAAAATTGGCGAGATTGCAAAGCGCTTCAGCAAAACAGAAGAAAGCAAAAAAGCTGGTGAGTTCAGCATTGCAGCGCTGGCGGCACTCGCTGATGGTTGTATCGCCAACAACACTGTTGCGATTATTCTTTCCGGCGGAATGGCAAAAGAAATTGCGAAACGTAGCGGCATTTCTGCTAAGCGTAGCGCAAGTCTGCTTGATATTTTCTCCTGTGTTGTGCAGGGATTGGTTCCATATGCTGCGCAAGTTTTACTCGCAGGATCACTTGCTAAAGTCTCTCCGGTGGATGTTGCTGCAAGCAACTGGTACTGTTTGATTCTCGCTTTTGCTGGCTCGGCTGCGATCTACTTTGGTAAACCTACTGAGCAGTAG
- a CDS encoding sodium:alanine symporter family protein, whose amino-acid sequence MQNITELLNALDSLVWGPPLLILLVGTGLFLTIRLGGLQIVHLPTALRLVFSPSSRHSSGKAGDVTPFAALCTALSATIGTGNIVGVATAIAAGGPGALFWMWIAAFFGMATKYAEALLAIKYRVIDANGQMAGGPMYYLERGLNNKFLARMFALFGIGVAFFGIGTFAQVNAIADAAKLTFDAPIWVTAAVLTTLVAFVTLGGIRSIAAVASRIVPLMAVLYITTSIAIILLHLSEIPAVISLIIDSAFNPSAAFGGVAGISVLMVMRNGIARGVFSNESGLGSAPIAAAAAQTDSCVRQGLIAMTGTFFDTIIVCTMTGIVLVLTGAWNTPGLAGAAMTNSAFAMGLGSDIGKYAVTIGLMFFAFTTIIGWNYYGERCTAYLFGVKAIMPYRFIYIALIACGAFLKLELIWVLADIVNGLMAVPNLIGLLGLSSVVIRETNEYFAKEAAEKATGAVLTEM is encoded by the coding sequence ATGCAAAACATCACAGAACTGCTCAACGCGCTAGATTCCCTTGTATGGGGACCTCCCCTGTTAATCCTGCTTGTAGGAACCGGACTTTTTCTTACTATTCGCCTTGGCGGCTTACAGATTGTCCATCTGCCGACGGCGCTTCGCCTTGTATTTTCCCCGTCCTCACGCCATTCATCCGGCAAAGCTGGTGATGTTACTCCATTTGCGGCGTTATGTACTGCCCTTTCAGCAACAATCGGTACAGGTAACATTGTTGGCGTAGCTACGGCTATTGCTGCTGGTGGTCCCGGTGCTCTGTTCTGGATGTGGATTGCTGCTTTCTTCGGAATGGCAACCAAGTACGCAGAAGCTCTGCTCGCCATCAAGTATCGTGTCATCGACGCAAACGGGCAGATGGCAGGTGGTCCGATGTACTACCTTGAACGCGGATTAAATAACAAATTCCTTGCCCGTATGTTTGCGCTATTTGGTATTGGCGTTGCGTTTTTCGGTATCGGCACATTCGCACAGGTAAATGCCATTGCAGATGCTGCAAAGCTTACCTTTGATGCACCAATCTGGGTTACCGCAGCAGTGCTTACAACGCTGGTTGCCTTCGTAACACTTGGCGGAATTCGATCAATTGCCGCTGTAGCAAGCCGCATTGTACCGCTGATGGCTGTGCTGTACATCACGACATCCATAGCGATTATTCTTTTACATCTTTCAGAAATTCCAGCTGTTATCAGCCTGATTATAGACAGTGCGTTCAACCCGTCAGCTGCCTTTGGTGGCGTAGCAGGCATCAGCGTGCTCATGGTAATGCGCAACGGTATTGCCCGTGGCGTATTCTCCAACGAATCCGGTCTTGGCTCCGCTCCAATTGCAGCCGCAGCCGCACAGACAGATTCCTGTGTACGTCAGGGACTCATTGCCATGACAGGAACATTTTTTGACACCATCATCGTTTGCACCATGACTGGCATCGTACTGGTGCTCACCGGAGCATGGAACACACCGGGGCTTGCAGGCGCAGCCATGACAAACTCCGCCTTTGCGATGGGACTTGGCAGCGACATTGGTAAATACGCTGTAACTATCGGTCTCATGTTCTTTGCCTTCACTACCATCATCGGTTGGAACTACTACGGGGAGCGCTGCACAGCCTACCTCTTCGGTGTAAAGGCAATCATGCCGTACCGTTTCATCTACATTGCACTCATCGCTTGCGGAGCATTTCTCAAACTCGAACTCATCTGGGTTCTGGCAGATATCGTAAACGGTCTAATGGCAGTGCCAAACCTCATCGGCTTACTTGGGCTTTCCAGTGTCGTTATCCGTGAAACAAACGAATACTTTGCTAAAGAAGCTGCTGAAAAAGCAACAGGTGCCGTACTTACTGAAATGTAG
- a CDS encoding class I SAM-dependent methyltransferase, whose product MRPKHIPSILNFTKALWQQAAAYWHSEEHAAVVVDGTVGNGHDTLFLAELVGKTGHVYGFDVQESGIANAQQRLEEAGVAAQATLFHAGHETVAEKLPEGITISGAMYNLGYLPGSDHAVITRAQTTIASLQALLPMLMANGIVTVHIYTGHEGGTAEGDAVKAWAATLPWKEFRVGRYDFPNKEFNKEHLLVIEKL is encoded by the coding sequence ATGCGCCCTAAGCATATTCCATCTATATTGAATTTTACTAAAGCTCTCTGGCAACAAGCCGCAGCGTATTGGCATTCAGAAGAGCACGCCGCAGTTGTTGTTGACGGTACTGTTGGTAATGGACACGATACGCTGTTTCTTGCAGAACTTGTGGGGAAAACAGGACATGTTTACGGCTTTGATGTGCAAGAGAGCGGTATTGCTAACGCACAACAACGCTTGGAAGAAGCAGGCGTAGCTGCGCAGGCTACGCTGTTCCATGCAGGGCATGAAACAGTGGCGGAAAAACTCCCTGAAGGAATCACTATTTCCGGTGCTATGTATAATCTCGGATATTTGCCGGGGAGCGATCATGCGGTCATTACACGGGCTCAGACAACAATTGCTTCCTTGCAAGCATTGTTACCTATGTTGATGGCAAACGGGATTGTGACTGTGCACATTTATACAGGACACGAAGGCGGAACTGCCGAAGGTGATGCAGTGAAAGCTTGGGCTGCAACTCTGCCGTGGAAAGAGTTTCGTGTGGGTAGATACGATTTTCCAAATAAAGAATTTAATAAAGAACATCTGCTTGTTATTGAAAAGCTATAA
- a CDS encoding SAM-dependent methyltransferase, whose amino-acid sequence MNNTTLYLAPRGFENELEKELTNIVAHKGRLFIAKGGVQKTIWAQNIWLNPIEIPIASIGDGAKQLKAIQRNWWLHSADNHRRAKLIQSKLPHVSAKRIEYGAPKPSAPLGSWTLWEPNTIIAASRCTSPYPDGEVNFVEDKETSPTRAYLKLWELFTLLERSPKKGELCLDLGSCPGGWTWVIANTGAHVFSVDKAEINPRIGSMPNVNFCTGSAFGLDPRHAGKIDWLFSDVICYPERLYTLVDRWLQHGECRNFACTIKFQGETDYETLEKFKQIPNSKIIHLSCNKHEVTWVKLEEWEK is encoded by the coding sequence ATGAATAATACTACGCTATATCTTGCCCCGCGGGGGTTTGAAAATGAGCTTGAAAAAGAGCTTACTAATATTGTTGCACATAAAGGTCGTCTGTTCATCGCCAAAGGCGGAGTTCAAAAAACAATCTGGGCACAAAACATTTGGTTGAATCCTATCGAAATCCCAATTGCTTCTATTGGCGACGGTGCAAAGCAGCTTAAAGCCATTCAACGAAATTGGTGGTTACATAGTGCAGACAACCACCGTCGTGCAAAACTTATTCAATCCAAACTGCCGCATGTTTCTGCAAAACGAATCGAATATGGCGCGCCAAAGCCGAGTGCTCCGTTAGGTTCGTGGACTCTGTGGGAACCCAACACAATTATTGCCGCAAGCCGATGCACCAGCCCGTACCCTGATGGTGAAGTAAACTTTGTTGAAGACAAAGAAACATCACCAACACGCGCCTATTTAAAATTATGGGAACTCTTCACCCTGCTGGAGCGCAGCCCAAAGAAAGGCGAACTCTGTCTCGACCTTGGCAGCTGCCCGGGTGGCTGGACATGGGTTATTGCCAATACAGGCGCACATGTATTTAGCGTAGACAAAGCTGAAATCAACCCGCGTATCGGCTCTATGCCAAATGTTAACTTCTGTACCGGCAGCGCATTCGGACTCGACCCACGTCATGCCGGTAAAATCGACTGGCTTTTCAGCGACGTCATCTGCTATCCGGAACGATTATACACGCTGGTTGACCGCTGGTTGCAACATGGAGAATGTCGTAACTTCGCATGCACCATCAAGTTCCAAGGCGAAACAGACTACGAAACGCTAGAAAAATTTAAGCAGATTCCGAATTCAAAAATTATTCATTTATCCTGCAACAAACATGAAGTGACATGGGTAAAGCTTGAAGAATGGGAGAAGTAG
- a CDS encoding cytochrome c3 family protein: MKKICIICLLCFCATVTVSFAEEVASEGPDDIVINNVKGHSSRDLSVTFNHSSHEGYECSTCHHKWKSPDAKPKFSAPVKVTKSPKGCVSCHNNTTLEKENKWRSYFRAMHKKGVRPSCLSCHLEEFGEDKEMTGCYESACHPDGLY, encoded by the coding sequence ATGAAAAAAATATGTATCATTTGTCTGCTTTGCTTCTGTGCAACGGTTACCGTGTCTTTTGCAGAAGAGGTCGCGTCCGAAGGACCTGATGATATCGTCATCAACAATGTAAAAGGTCACAGCAGTCGCGACCTTTCGGTTACGTTTAATCATTCCAGCCATGAAGGGTATGAGTGCAGCACTTGTCACCACAAGTGGAAGTCTCCTGATGCTAAGCCTAAATTCAGTGCGCCTGTAAAAGTGACTAAGTCGCCTAAAGGGTGTGTTTCTTGTCACAACAACACAACACTGGAAAAAGAAAATAAATGGCGCTCTTACTTTAGAGCCATGCACAAAAAAGGTGTTCGTCCTTCCTGTTTGTCTTGCCATCTCGAAGAATTCGGTGAAGATAAAGAAATGACAGGTTGCTACGAATCCGCATGTCATCCTGATGGGCTATACTAG
- a CDS encoding 4Fe-4S dicluster domain-containing protein: MVKGKAFFVDLTLCTACRGCQVACKQWKDLPAEHTRNVGSHQNPQDLSSKTIRLVRFNEVKEDGKLKWLFFPEQCRHCIEPPCKYIGNMYAKDAVKQDPATGAVVMTDNTKKLNRLESWELCPYNVPRRDEETGIWNKCDMCINRVTKGMLPACVKSCPTGTMNFGDRDEMLALAKKRLAEVQKTNPDAYLADPEHVRVIYLCESAPENYHKTLVASAEQHTTMLAAAPKVKNVTRRGMMKTLLGKNEQA; the protein is encoded by the coding sequence ATGGTTAAAGGTAAAGCTTTTTTTGTAGACCTTACACTCTGTACTGCATGTCGTGGTTGTCAGGTTGCTTGTAAGCAGTGGAAAGACCTTCCTGCTGAACATACCCGTAACGTTGGGTCTCATCAGAATCCGCAAGACTTGTCTTCCAAGACAATCCGTCTTGTCCGCTTCAATGAAGTGAAAGAAGACGGCAAACTTAAATGGTTGTTTTTTCCAGAACAGTGCCGCCATTGCATAGAGCCACCGTGTAAGTACATCGGCAATATGTATGCAAAAGATGCAGTAAAACAAGATCCGGCAACTGGTGCTGTTGTGATGACAGATAATACCAAAAAACTGAATCGCCTCGAAAGTTGGGAACTTTGTCCATACAATGTTCCGCGTCGTGATGAAGAAACAGGTATTTGGAACAAATGTGATATGTGCATTAACCGCGTCACAAAAGGCATGTTGCCTGCCTGTGTGAAGAGTTGCCCGACGGGTACTATGAACTTCGGTGACCGTGACGAAATGCTTGCATTGGCAAAAAAACGGTTAGCAGAAGTGCAGAAAACCAATCCTGATGCATACCTCGCAGACCCAGAGCACGTTCGTGTAATCTATCTCTGCGAATCTGCACCGGAAAATTACCATAAAACGTTAGTGGCTTCTGCTGAACAGCATACAACTATGCTTGCGGCAGCACCTAAGGTGAAAAACGTAACTCGCCGTGGCATGATGAAGACTCTGCTCGGTAAAAACGAACAAGCATAG